Genomic window (Temnothorax longispinosus isolate EJ_2023e chromosome 3, Tlon_JGU_v1, whole genome shotgun sequence):
CACAAAGAGACAGAGATCAATGAAAATGGCGAGGAGGTGATGAAATGCGGATTTAAAATCGGTGGTGGCATTGATCAGGATTTTACAAAAAGTCCACAGGGTTATACAGACAACGTAAGATATCGTATTAGGCTTTAAAACATATCGTTCTTATACGTATAatctatacaattttaatataacataaaaaagttCATAGACATGAATCTCTTTTTCCAGGGGATATATGTAACGGAGGTACACGACGGATCGCCAGCGGCAAAAAGTGGTCTTAGGATGCatgacaaaattttacaatgtaaTGGATATGACTTTACGATGGTGACTCACAAGAAGGCGGTTTCTTATATAAGAAAGCATCCAGTATTAAATCTTTTAGTAGCCCGTAAAGGTGTTACTagtacttaaaaataatgccaaaagagatttttattgacagatatttatttcatattatactCTGACGAGGTTTGCGTATCCGTTGTATTTTTCTGCCAAATATTACAGTAGGTATTAGCAAcctctattaattaatacgtaGAAGTTAGTTCAGAATATATAAGACGACGTT
Coding sequences:
- the LOC139810655 gene encoding tax1-binding protein 3 homolog produces the protein MCAKMAFQHQPGTAMECLSIPITLHKETEINENGEEVMKCGFKIGGGIDQDFTKSPQGYTDNGIYVTEVHDGSPAAKSGLRMHDKILQCNGYDFTMVTHKKAVSYIRKHPVLNLLVARKGVTST